In Solanum lycopersicum chromosome 3, SLM_r2.1, the genomic stretch ttttacaaatttccaGAGAAGCAATGATAGAAACAGGACATCAACACAACTGAATGATGAGGCAGAGAAGTTTTTTGTGGATTTCATTGCAAATATAGAAGACACggatttttcttcatttgatgGAGAAAGAAGTGATGCAAGTTCCACATTAGGAGGAATAGCTAAGCCAAGGGACAGTATTACTTATGGGGAAGCAGTTAATCAAAGTCCAGCAGGATCTAATTGTCATCCTGTTGGAACCGACGGGGTTATCTTCCCCTGGTTGCAATGGGAGACAAGCAATGATGGTTCTTTCACTCCCATAAAAGAAGTGGAAACTCCTGTTAGTAGGAAACCTTCAATATGTGATGCAAGACAGGTGAAATGATACTTTGTTTTCCTcctaataaattaaattctgCATGCTTGTGTCGTGACATATAAAAAGTTGGCATAACACATGTATACCCTccaactttggatgtgcacaaataggcacttaaaattgtataaagttgaacaagttgACACATAAGTCCTATGTGGCACAATACACATAAGACACCACTTAATATGCAAATTGTCATGTAGGATGCCAcataggacatgtgtgtctgtTTGTACAAtgttatacaagtttaagtgtctacttgtgcacactcaaagttggaggacataaaaataaaatgaggcaaagttaaaggacatatttatgtattatgcctaaaaaGTTAGTTGCTGCTTTCGGCATAATATACTAGCAAGCGTGCTCTTGATTGGATAACGTCCTCCACGGTACTTGTAGGTTTAGCTAAATTTTCCAGATGATCAAATACTTTTTAGGAATTACGAAATTATGTTAGTGGTCGAACTAGGAGGTATGTTTGGCTCACTCTGGGCCGTAAGTACCTATCATTTCGCCTATTTGGATATTATCTTGCTTCCACTTCTTCGTTGAGAAGATCTTGAAAATCTCTACATGCTAAAATGCTAGTAAATAAACACATTCCTTTACTAAATTGCATGAGTTGCTTTCCATGCCGTGCCATTTGTTTTGCATTTACACGTTCACTTTAGTAGTGTGCTAGCCATATAATTCGTACTTTCCTCTAGTAGTAAATCTCATTCTCTTCCCAGACATCTATTGTAACTTGGCCCTAACTTTGCTTCTTGTAGGACATCACCTCCCCTCAGAATGACCATAGTTATTCCATGAGCAGCCATGGGAGTTGGAGCCCAGCAATTCTGCAGAGTCAACAGAAGAATAGAACAATGTATACGATTGAAGATAGTCGAAACATATCAGGAGAACTTGAAAGTTGCCAAAGTTCAGGATTCGACATGGCTGAATACAACAAGCTTAAACGAAGTGAAGAGCTGTTGTTTGAAAGGTATCGAGAACGGAATAGAATTAGTTCAGGTGGTCTTTTACTTTGTGGTCATTTTCGCTAGCTACATTATATTGCTGATACTCATTTGAGCTGGTAAAGTACATAAGTCAAGTTATTTAGGAGTAGCAAAAATTTATCATATAGTGAGTCTTGGAAGTTAGACTTCACTTCATCTTGGATTTTGGgttgttaatgaattggttCGGTCATATTTGCCCTCGTAGTTATATTTTGTTCAAATATAAGGATATACATTTACCCTCttagatataatttttcttaGTTGTTTTCATCacgtatttatatatatgcagATGCAAAATTATTGAGATGGTTTATACCTTCTTCTAAAGTTGATAAGTTTCAACTCTAGAGAtgaaaattatcatatatactTGATAAAACCAAATAGACATCTACAAATGGAAGCTTATTAAAATAAGCTCCAAATATCAATCATTTTTTCACTATGGTTTGACACTAATACAGCAGTAAAACTAACATAGCTAGGTAGACATTTAAAATATCGTCTGTCTGAGTAATACTAAAAATCCTACATTCAAGAAAAGAACTTGTAACCCTTGGCTTGCAGTATGATCTGTCTCAATGCACCAATGGGAGCTAAAATCATCAGAACAACACCAAGTATGATGCATATCtgggtttaaaaaaaaaaacgaaaacaATTAGAAATAGTATTAGCAATACAACCAAGAAAGTACGTCAATTTCTCATTAATGTTTGCAACTTTTTTTAACAAACGTACCCAATTTATGAACCAAGACAACCCAAATCTTTTAGGTTTACATAAGATTAGCCATATTATACAAGGAAGCTGCAACAACAAGAGAAAAATGCATGTCAATATTTGGTTTTGTAGTCTGTTACAAATACATCTAATTTTAGTTAATATAATGACTTACAAAGTAGGTAGTAGGAGCAAATGCAAATCCTCCAAAAAAACCAAGTAATCCACCAAAGAATGGGAATGATATTGCAAGGAACATTGTTAGGGCTGAGCCAACACACAAGATAACAACACAAGTTATGCCTCTGGAACACATATTAATCAACATAAAAGTACTGGAATGACATACCAACATAACCAGTCCGAACAATTACTCGTAATGTTTTAGTTGGATTGAAATTTCTTTGCTTCACTAAGTAAGATTCTATCATGTCAAACACACCCATAGCAAACacctaaaaaaaagaaaagaatagtgTATCAGTCTATCAGATCATTGAAGTTTGAATGACTTCAAAAAAGTTTAAACCTGATAGCTTCCAATAACATGAATGACAACAAAGGCATTAGCCATGATAATAAGCCAAGCAGGTTTTCGTAGGGATATCAAGATGTTGTCCTCCACACCATTTCCAAAAACTCTGTACCCAACAAAAGCTACTGGAAAGTAACACGTAGCCACAACAATGTACGCGATAACGACTCCTCTCCACATAGGTTTCTTGGATGGTTTTTCAGGAGTTGAAGGCATTGTAGCTTGAATTTCCAAGACAACATTGTGGCCAGCAAATGCAAATGCAATATCCCCTAAAGCACTTAAGGAACCAAACACTCTTCCTGTACTTGTTGAAGCCCTTGGACTATAATCAACCTCTGGAGATATTCCTTTGTGTAATGATGCTCCCCAACCTATGGTCGAATAACTAcacaatgaaaaataataattgatctTCGTAAGGACTGCGTACACTCTATCCTCTCCAGACCCTCAATGTTGTTTTGCATTGATTTtagtaattatattatttaatgttGATGGTGGTCACAGGAGTGGTTCAAGCATATTAATGGTCTTGAGCAAAAATCAAAGGTCTTAAACTTGAATtgttaataacttttatataattgatttcttctagttttcaattgataatataatcattcttatttttaaattatttttcatgagatatagtatcccaaatatgtcaaattttttctaatatttcttcatttttcatgaaaaatttactttttctacaaatagtattcaatatttgttaaaaaataataactaataacctattattattaaaaatgagatTTTAAATTTGGGGGCCTAATGcaattgtctttttttttttaacactgtTGATCCACTCCTGATGGTCGATTGAAAACAGTCTCTCTAAGGCTGTGTATACACCGTCCTTGCCAAACCCCACTTGTGACATTACATGTATGCTAAGATGCATATGAAATATAGAAAAAACGAGACAAACAAATTAAGACGTACCTGAGAGACATGACAGCAGCAAGGAATGAGATAAAAGTGATGGAGTTGAAATTGGgacaaaaagaaaggaaaaactgAACAGAACCAAACATTAAGATGAAATAGCTAGTCCTCAAAGGGTGGCAATTAGGACAACAAGTCTGATAAATCTTCTCTAGTGATTTGCCACCAGTGACCATGTAAACTATATTAACTCCAACTTCAACTAATAGTTGTTGAGGAACCACAATCCATAGCCCAAGTTTTTCTCCAAATGCCTCTTGACCCAATTCATGGTATCTGTCAAATCTTTTACCTGCTACCATCTCATGCATTTGCACCATTTGCCATAATGTGTACAATGTTATCACCCATGCTAATACCATCACTGTCACTCCAACACCCCTGTTGATTAGAGATTcaaaaaaggtgacttggaatATCATAACTCAATTTTAAGTCAGTTAAATAGATACGTACCAACCTAATTGGGACATTGCATAGGGGAGCCCAAGAACACCGGCACCAACCATAGCAGTAACATTATGAAAAGCGGAATAATACCACTTTGCATTTCTCGATGATGCGATGGGTAACCAATtgtttataatattttctttacttaattctatattattattcttattattattcacCATTTCTGTCAATACTAATTAATTGATCTGAAAAATTTCTTATACTTActaataattttgttttctatatGGGAAAAAGACTAAAGAGCAAGAGCGTgtgaaaattaaaaggaaaaaaaaaagagtgtgtttctttttaattagaattctaacttGATTATCATATTTGCATGACCTTTTTGTGTTTCTGGTTTATTggtattaatataataaattataaaataaaatatattgaagTGTTTGTGTTCTATCAAATGTCTACCGcttttaattatatagtttaTATGCATTAGAATGAATAGGAAACTAAGCAAATACTGAAATAGCCAtgcaaacaaaataattatatatataattatatatatatatatatatatatatatatatatatatatatatatatttacattcatattctactaaataattatactatatatCTCTAACTAATTTCGCTTAACTGATACTAAATAAGTATCATATATTCTATTGATATcattaaaattgataatttaacttaactaataataaatcaataatttcgCTTGAATTAATATGATTAGTGCATGTATTTTCTTCGTCCACAAttaattgtcatatttttttatttttagagtcaaattataaaaacttttacTAACATTTTTGGATATATGTTTTCATTACATTGATATATACAAAATTGCAATGTATAGTactttttgtatagtttttgaatatctaaattttttgtttaaaaattcaattattataatctaatttaactttgaaaaataagtcaaactaactttaaaaaaatgcaacatgacaaataaagtggacggagggagtactaTTTTTAAGAAACTAAGAGTCTGTTTGGATTCACTTTTGACTTATGATTTATAAGCCCAAAACCCATAAGTTACGATTTCTAACttataattttgacttttttattttattttgattttaaaataagtgcTTATAAACACTTTTTAACTTTATCCAGACACTTCAAAACTACTTAAAAACTAATTTGGCTTAAAAACAGTTAACATAAGcgtttggattgacttttgACTTATAAGCCATAAATTAGAATTTCTAAGAACCTGTTTGGAtggacttaaaagctggtcaaactgacttaaaagtcaGTTTGTGACTTATTAAAGTGTTTGACAATTATCAaagtgacttattttaagtcaaaaactaAAAGCTAGGTGAGAAGAGTgctttattttttcaacttaaaagtcATTGTATGTTGACCAAATAtattacctttttgcccttaattctttttattattattttttatttttattatttttttttattgttattattattattgttattatttttttatcattattattatttttattataatcaacaactaaaattatcaaaaatttgtgatgattaaagaaatatgtgaatgacaggaaatattattacttatggatgttaaaaatataaattagtcttactttaatttttttaagtataaaaatcttaaattaatcaactttttatcatgttaacagttttaagggtatttaagacattttgatttaaaaaaagtgtttacCGGCCCTTATTTGTCAAACacatcaataactttttttcaactgaaacacttttatccaaacacataactatttattttaaagataagtTTCAGCACaactttcaaaagtattttttaaaaattattttttttaaacccaTCCAAACAGACTCTAACTTATgacttttgacttatttttattattttagttttaaaataagtgtttataagcgtattttaattttatccaaatactttaaaattattttaatttaaagacACATAAAATAAATCGATTCAAACGGACAGTAAGTCAAACCAAACTAGTACTAAAGTTATATACGTCCTCCCTCCTGcccaaaaaaggaaaatgaaaaataatttgaacaaACCAAACTTTATCTTGTGAACTCTAAGCAAGCATTCCAATATCCCCTCAAAATGCAAACTCTTCAATCTTGTACTTTCTTCTTCACATTTCCATCTCCTAAAACCCTCCTTAAACCCTTAAAAAATTCTTCTAAATTCActtcttttcctttctttaaTCTCTCTACTTCATCCAATTTCAAGCATTCTCCTCTTACTCTTCACTGTTTCAGTTCAGATGAATACCCAGTAGGTGATGACGACGCGTTTCTCGAAGCTTTTGGACCCAAAGAGAAAGAATCTGAAGAAGAAGCCCGGCGCAGGAACTGGGTCGACCGTGGTTGGGCTCCATGGGAAGAAATCCTCTCACCTGAAGCTGATTTTGCTAGGAAATCTCTTAATGAAGGTGAAGAAGTTGCGCTTCAGTCACCTGAAGCTATTGAAGCTTTCAGAATGCTTAGTCCGAACTACCGGAAAAAGAAGATTGAGGAAATGGGTATAACGGAAGATGAGTATTACGCTAAGCAATTTGAGATTAAAGGAGATATTCCTGAGCCTCTGGAGACTACATGGG encodes the following:
- the LOC101268857 gene encoding lysine histidine transporter 2-like isoform X1; translated protein: MVNNNKNNNIELSKENIINNWLPIASSRNAKWYYSAFHNVTAMVGAGVLGLPYAMSQLGWGVGVTVMVLAWVITLYTLWQMVQMHEMVAGKRFDRYHELGQEAFGEKLGLWIVVPQQLLVEVGVNIVYMVTGGKSLEKIYQTCCPNCHPLRTSYFILMFGSVQFFLSFCPNFNSITFISFLAAVMSLSYSTIGWGASLHKGISPEVDYSPRASTSTGRVFGSLSALGDIAFAFAGHNVVLEIQATMPSTPEKPSKKPMWRGVVIAYIVVATCYFPVAFVGYRVFGNGVEDNILISLRKPAWLIIMANAFVVIHVIGSYQVFAMGVFDMIESYLVKQRNFNPTKTLRVIVRTGYVALTMFLAISFPFFGGLLGFFGGFAFAPTTYFLPCIIWLILCKPKRFGLSWFINWICIILGVVLMILAPIGALRQIILQAKGYKFFS
- the LOC101268857 gene encoding lysine histidine transporter 2-like isoform X2, which codes for MVLAWVITLYTLWQMVQMHEMVAGKRFDRYHELGQEAFGEKLGLWIVVPQQLLVEVGVNIVYMVTGGKSLEKIYQTCCPNCHPLRTSYFILMFGSVQFFLSFCPNFNSITFISFLAAVMSLSYSTIGWGASLHKGISPEVDYSPRASTSTGRVFGSLSALGDIAFAFAGHNVVLEIQATMPSTPEKPSKKPMWRGVVIAYIVVATCYFPVAFVGYRVFGNGVEDNILISLRKPAWLIIMANAFVVIHVIGSYQVFAMGVFDMIESYLVKQRNFNPTKTLRVIVRTGYVALTMFLAISFPFFGGLLGFFGGFAFAPTTYFLPCIIWLILCKPKRFGLSWFINWICIILGVVLMILAPIGALRQIILQAKGYKFFS
- the LOC101268857 gene encoding lysine histidine transporter 2-like isoform X3, whose translation is MVNNNKNNNIELSKENIINNWLPIASSRNAKWYYSAFHNVTAMVGAGVLGLPYAMSQLGWGVGVTVMVLAWVITLYTLWQMVQMHEMVAGKRFDRYHELGQEAFGEKLGLWIVVPQQLLVEVGVNIVYMVTGGKSLEKIYQTCCPNCHPLRTSYFILMFGSVQFFLSFCPNFNSITFISFLAAVMSLSYSTIGWGASLHKGISPEVDYSPRASTSTGRVFGSLSALGDIAFAFAGHNVVLEIQATMPSTPEKPSKKPMWRGVVIAYIVVATCYFPVAFVGYRVFGNGVEDNILISLRKPAWLIIMANAFVVIHVIGSYQVFAMGVFDMIESYLVKQRNFNPTKTLRVIVRTGYP